From a region of the Malania oleifera isolate guangnan ecotype guangnan chromosome 12, ASM2987363v1, whole genome shotgun sequence genome:
- the LOC131145235 gene encoding nucleolar GTP-binding protein 1-like, with translation MVQYNFKKITIVPNGKEFIDIILSRTQRQTPTVVHKGYAISRLRQFYMRKVKYTQQNFHEKLSTIIEEFPRLDDIHPFYGDLLHVLYNKDHYKLALGQINTARNLIGKIAKDYVKLLKYGDSLYRCKCLKVAALGRMCTLIKRIGPSLAYLEQIRQHMARLPSIDPNTRTILICGYPNVGKSSFINKITRADVDVQPYAFTTKSLFVGHTDYKYLRYQVIDTPGILDRPFEDRNIIEMCSITALAHLRAAVLFFMDISGSCGYSIAQQAALFHSIKSLFMNKPLIIVCNKTDLQPLDGIPEDDMKLVMEMKSEAMKTVIGQGGELASDEGVLLTMSTLTEDGVIAVKNSACERLLNQRVELKMKSKKINDCLNRFHIAVPKPRDQKERPPCIPQAVLEAKAKQAAEKEKRRLERDLENDNGGAGVYSASLKKHYILADNEWKEDIMPEILDGHNVYDFVDPDVLLRLEELEREDGLRQEEEAYDDFEMDGQELTPEEKEALAEIRKKKSLLIQQHRIKKSTAESRPIVPRKFNKDGELSTERMGRQLSALGLDPTLAINRARSRSVSSRGRKRERSLNHENGHAMDVDIDQPNKKLRVRSRSVSRSRSRPPNEVAPGEGFKDSAQKSKALKIAKKSVKKRNKNARRGEADRVIPNLKPKHLFSGKRSIGKTSRR, from the coding sequence atGGTGCAATACAATTTCAAGAAGATTACTATAGTTCCCAATGGGAAGGAGTTCATCGATATCATCTTATCTCGCACACAACGTCAAACACCTACCGTAGTTCACAAGGGCTATGCCATTTCCCGCCTCCGTCAGTTCTACATGCGGAAAGTGAAGTATACccaacaaaattttcatgaaaagcTTTCTACCATCATTGAGGAGTTCCCCCGGCTAGATGATATCCATCCATTCTACGGAGACCTGCTTCATGTCCTCTACAACAAAGACCACTACAAGCTTGCTCTTGGTCAAATCAATACTGCTAGGAACCTTATTGGTAAAATTGCTAAGGACTATGTGAAATTGTTGAAGTATGGTGACTCACTTTATCGCTGCAAGTGTTTGAAGGTTGCTGCTCTTGGCCGTATGTGTACTCTAATAAAGCGTATTGGTCCTAGTTTGGCTTATCTAGAACAGATCAGACAGCACATGGCTCGGCTACCTTCAATTGACCCAAATACACGAACAATTTTAATATGTGGGTACCCCAATGTCGGAAAGAGCTCATTCATTAACAAGATCACAAGGGCTGATGTGGATGTTCAGCCCTATGCTTTTACGACTAAATCACTCTTTGTTGGTCATACTGACTACAAGTACCTAAGGTACCAAGTGATTGATACACCAGGGATTTTGGACCGGCCATTTGAAGATCGTAACATTATCGAGATGTGCAGTATTACGGCTCTGGCACACCTACGAGCTGCAGTGTTATTCTTCATGGACATCTCAGGATCATGTGGATATAGCATTGCTCAACAGGCTGCTCTTTTCCACAGTATCAAGTCTCTTTTTATGAACAAGCCACTGATTATAGTGTGCAATAAGACTGACTTGCAGCCATTGGATGGAATCCCTGAGGATGACATGAAATTGGTCATGGAGATGAAATCTGAAGCTATGAAGACTGTTATAGGTCAAGGAGGTGAGCTTGCAAGCGATGAGGGGGTGCTCTTGACCATGAGCACTTTGACTGAGGACGGGGTCATTGCAGTCAAGAATTCAGCTTGTGAGAGGTTACTGAACCAAAGGGTGGAGCTTAAGATGAAGTCTAAGAAGATAAATGACTGCTTGAATCGTTTTCATATTGCAGTGCCTAAGCCACGTGATCAAAAGGAAAGGCCACCCTGCATACCCCAGGCAGTTTTGGAAGCTAAAGCTAAGCAAGCTGCAGAGAAGGAGAAAAGGAGGCTTGAAAGGGACTTGGAGAATGATAATGGCGGTGCTGGTGTGTACTCTGCTAGTTTGAAGAAGCATTATATCTTAGCTGATAATGAATGGAAAGAGGACATAATGCCTGAAATACTTGATGGACATAACGTGTATGACTTTGTTGATCCTGATGTATTGCTAAGGCTTGAAGAATTGGAACGTGAAGATGGACTTAGACAAGAGGAGGAGGCATATGATGATTTTGAGATGGATGGTCAAGAATTAACCCCAGAAGAGAAGGAAGCATTGGCTGAGATTAGGAAAAAGAAAAGCTTGCTCATTCAGCAACACAGGATTAAGAAAAGCACCGCTGAGAGTCGGCCAATTGTACCAAGAAAATTTAACAAGGATGGGGAGCTCTCAACGGAAAGAATGGGGAGGCAACTATCAGCTTTGGGGCTGGATCCTACCTTGGCAATTAATCGAGCCCGCAGCAGGTCTGTCTCTAGTAGGGGCCGTAAGAGGGAGAGGTCTCTTAACCATGAAAATGGTCATGCTATGGACGTGGATATTGATCAGCCAAACAAAAAGTTGCGTGTGAGGTCTAGATCAGTGTCCAGGTCGAGATCACGACCACCCAATGAAGTTGCCCCTGGGGAGGGCTTTAAGGACTCTGCTCAAAAATCAAAAGCTCTGAAAATTGCCAAGAAATCTGTTAAGAAGAGAAACAAGAATGCACGTCGCGGGGAGGCAGATAGGGTTATTCCAAATCTGAAACCAAAGCACTTGTTTTCTGGGAAGCGTTCCATTGGAAAAACCAGTAGAAGATGA